From one Tiliqua scincoides isolate rTilSci1 chromosome 14, rTilSci1.hap2, whole genome shotgun sequence genomic stretch:
- the LOC136634484 gene encoding disintegrin and metalloproteinase domain-containing protein 9-like, whose product MAGDSGRDLVSRLVMCVLFLGFVLPTPDSGSPPTPEGTSYEVIIPSHLVQRTSEGKNYETSYIIRVAGTDYIVRLKHRENLLVKDLPVFTYDSKGRRIKSHPYVPVDCYCEGYVEGVLNSWVALSTCSGLRGFLKIGDVNYGIEPLQGSSTFQHFLYPIKETDPDAFICSMGSEGTGPRMEDLVVRQDVVPGRSHPGKPMYIELFIVVDNVMFQREAGNESKVLDTVLNIVNMVNTYYSYLQVHVAPCGLEIWTQGNPITVSDNITEVLENFNAWRIKNIEPAIKYDTAHLFVYKRFGREPGKAYPDAICKPQFSAGVDSHTTPNNYLFSKVVAHVLGHSLGLKRDGPHCVCDRERSCIMHLFHSQGTLFSNCSVEAYVAILESGRLSCLINVPNFNKVHASNRCGDSVVDLGEECDCGDVLQCKWDPCCNPDCTFKEGVLCNTGPCCYKCKFFAIGKLCRGKVAECDLPEYCNGESEWCPEDVYMQDGTPCNKTAYCYAKNCLTHNSLCATIFGEGARGAPRSCFQEVNTAGNLFGNCGGDGKGGQFVKCEEKDSMCGRANCVGVKDLPKKWNLAEFSTTSVKGVECWSIGFPHRMGGDDIGTIPNGTHCGAEKICLNRHCISLSSLNLKQACDAEKKCHSRGVCNNLNNCHCDVGWAPPNCKYFGPGGSIDGGFPLQAWNTELMKLAFGIVIPAGLVLMAALTGFLSRLSSWIRHRR is encoded by the coding sequence ATGGCAGGCGATAGTGGCAGAGATCTTGTTTCCCGACTGGtgatgtgtgttttgtttttggggTTTGTCCTTCCCACTCCAGACTCTGGCTCACCCCCTACTCCAGAGGGCACCTCCTATGAAGTGATCATTCCAAGCCATTTGGTGCAACGGACAAGCGAGGGCAAGAATTATGAAACTTCCTACATCATCAGGGTAGCAGGGACAGACTATATTGTTCGACTCAAGCACAGGGAAAATCTACTGGTCAAAGACTTACCAGTCTTCACGTATGATTCAAAGGGGAGGCGGATCAAGAGTCACCCCTACGTCCCTGTCGACTGCTACTGTGAGGGATACGTGGAAGGTGTACTCAATTCATGGGTGGCTCTTAGCACCTGTTCTGGCCTCAGAGGATTCCTAAAAATCGGGGATGTAAATTACGGCATTGAGCCTTTGCAAGGTTCATCTACGTTTCAGCACTTTCTCTACCCGATCAAAGAAACAGATCCTGATGCCTTCATCTGTAGTATGGGGTCTGAAGGGACAGGGCCCCGTATGGAAGACCTGGTGGTAAGGCAAGATGTAGTTCCAGGAAGGTCTCACCCTGGAAAACCAATGTATATTGAACTGTTTATTGTGGTGGACAATGTCATGTTCCAAAGAGAAGCTGGCAATGAGTCAAAAGTGTTGGATACGGTTTTGAACATAGTTAATATGGTGAACACGTACTATAGCTACCTCCAGGTACACGTCGCCCCATGTGGTCTGGAGATCTGGACACAAGGCAACCCCATCACAGTTTCTGATAACATCACGGAAGTCCTTGAGAATTTCAATGCGTGGAGAATAAAGAACATCGAACCGGCAATAAAATACGACACCGCTCACTTGTTCGTCTACAAGCGCTTTGGCAGAGAACCAGGGAAGGCGTACCCTGATGCGATCTGCAAGCCACAGTTTTCAGCTGGGGTAGACTCCCATACAACCCCCAACAACTACTTATTTTCAAAAGTCGTTGCGCACGTGTTGGGGCACAGCCTTGGCTTGAAGCGCGACGGCCCCCACTGTGTTTGTGACAGAGAGAGAAGCTGCATTATGCACCTGTTCCACTCCCAGGGCACCTTGTTCAGCAACTGCAGTGTTGAGGCGTATGTGGCAATCCTAGAGAGCGGCAGGCTCTCTTGCTTAATCAACGTCCCCAACTTTAACAAGGTGCATGCTTCCAACCGCTGCGGTGACAGTGTTGTGGATTTGGGGGAGGAGTGTGATTGTGGGGACGTGCTTCAGTGCAAATGGGACCCTTGTtgcaatcctgactgcacctTCAAAGAAGGGGTGCTCTGCAACACCGGGCCATGTTGCTACAAGTGTAAGTTTTTTGCCATCGGAAAGCTCTGTCGAGGGAAAGTTGCTGAGTGTGACCTGCCGGAGTATTGCAACGGGGAATCGGAGTGGTGTCCCGAGGACGTGTACATGCAAGACGGGACCCCTTGCAACAAGACAGCGTACTGTTATGCCAAAAACTGTCTGACCCACAACAGCCTGTGTGCCACTATCTTTGGCGAAGGAGCCAGAGGTGCTCCGAGGAGCTGCTTCCAAGAGGTCAACACCGCCGGGAATCTGTTTGGCAATTGTGGCGGTGACGGGAAGGGAGGACAGTTTGTGAAGTGTGAAGAGAAAGACAGCATGTGCGGGAGAGCCAACTGTGTGGGTGTCAAAGACCTCCCCAAGAAGTGGAACTTGGCAGAGTTCAGTACGACCAGCGTCAAGGGCGTGGAGTGCTGGAGCATCGGGTTCCCTCACAGGATGGGTGGTGACGATATCGGAACAATCCCCAATGGCACTCACTGTGGAGCAGAGAAGATTTGCCTGAACCGGCACTGTATCAGCCTGTCCAGTCTGAACCTGAAGCAGGCGTGTGACGCGGAGAAGAAGTGTCACTCGAGAGGGGTTTGCAACAATCTCAACAACTGCCATTGTGACGTGGGCTGGGCCCCTCCAAACTGCAAGTATTTTGGCCCAGGAGGAAGCATTGATGGCGGGTTTCCTTTGCAGGCCTGGAACACGGAACTGATGAAGTTGGCCTTCGGCATCGTGATCCCCGCAGGGTTGGTGCTGATGGCTGCGCTCACTGGGTTCCTATCCAGATTGAGTTCGTGGATTAGACACCGGAGGTAG